The genomic stretch aaaaagttgtgggcctctagactgctcctaaagtaaattttaaaaaatacgggcagccccgcttgaactacatgcagacgacagaatacgttgggcccaccaatatggcggccggtgaccacgctgtggagcaccctatgcgcgatccagcctatactgcGTGCCAGCTTGACagtgcattctgggatgctcctgtctaccatgtgaccgctcacctgacccccaagagcatgcgcaggccagctcccgAAGCAGGCGACGGGAGTAATGATTTGTCTTGCAGtgcagatatctgcattgtgatgaacgccgcgcgtccagttttatttCAGTGTATTCGGAAGTTTATTCtcggtttacccttctactacaagaccggttacggtctgcaggacaagcacgTAGGACCAGAAACACCATTCGTGGCAACGACCTTTGTGCGACGACGtgccacgttttgtgtgtttgctgctgaagtggtaaagcttGCCAGTAATCGAACTTGTACAaggaaatcaaatgaatctgcagctgtaacACATCGCCAGTTTGTAAAGGAACGATCCAAGGTGACTCTtacagacaggggtacgaaacaaccgatcaagtacgtacttacgaatgaaagGTTGTTCCcattgatctctatgtataaaggctggatcgcgcatgggagaggggctcgtgggagagaggcgtgcattcgggccgccatgttggtaggccctaaagcgctgtgtgtgcccatagaaaacaatgggaggcaagagagattgtgagtatttattgcgctgcaggcgttgatcgttgtttgtcatcacacaattttgcaaggtgccagtatactgatgtatcctaacagtgtttcacgggtgtcctgccgttcgattcttaattaggttatgttttgcattccgaaactagagcgtcactgcagtgcagcgctggggattgtactacagcacgtttcctagccaatatttcaataagaaacgatgtgaggttaacaacaaccatgtatattgTTATGTACTGGCATTTGCCGTTAGTATGGCATGGTGGCGCCATCCCTCGTTGTGGGTAGACAACAAGGTGATCACGTGCCTTACCTTGGCAGCACGGGAGGCACCCCTGACTGAGTGGCACCAAGCCGGGATAGATGTAGCACGTTGAGTGGAACTCATGTAACTGTCTTTGCTGTGTTAATTAAACCTTGTCATCACTTACTGCGCTCGTTCTTGCCAAGACACAACAtgtggcgacgaggatgggattccCGTGGTTGAAGAACCGTCGAGGTCGTCTCAGCAAGCGGTGGTGAGAAGATATCAACCGAACTGCGCGTCCGTGTGTTTTGGCGGGAACTTCGTCGCATATCATGGCGACTCTTGGGCATATAGAGGAATTCGACCCATCGAGTCCGGAAAGATGGGACGCCTACGAATCCAGATTAACATTCTACCTGGAAGCAAACGGCATTACCGACCCAGCGAGGAAACGTGCTGTTTTCCTGAGTGTTTGCGGCGCTGCAACGTTCGACTTAGTACAGTCATTGCTTGCCCCGGCTACTCCCGAAACCAAGTCCTTCAGCCAGATACTAGCCACGTTAAAGGAACATTTTGCGCCACAGCCATCGGAAATTGTGTGCCGAAATGCGTTTTACCGGCGGAACCAAGGTGCGGGTGAGTCAGTGGCGTTATTCATCGCGGAGTTACGTCGTCTGGCTCAAAAGTGCAACTTCCCAAACCTGGAAGAAATGCTGCGCGATCGCCTCGTTTGCGGACTTGTGGACGAGAACCTTCAGAACCGGCTATTCGCCAAAAAGAAGCTCACTTTCAAAGTCGCCCAAGAAGAAGCATTGGCAGCGGAGGCGGCGGCTCGAAGCACTCGCGAAGTGAGAACTGCGGAGGCGGCTGCAACTGCCGACATAAATGCCCTGCACAGACAGCAACAGGAGCGAGCAAACGGGCACCAAAGCTCAGCCAGAGAAACGGGAAATCAAGGGAAGAAGACAAAGCCGTGCGACGGATGCGGAGGAGCTCATGCTCGGGAATTCTGTCGATTCCGGGACGCCCAGTGCCATTATTGCAAGAAGATCGGCCACATTGAACGCGTGTGTCGTTTGAAGCAACGGTCATCGGCCAACGCAACAACTGACAAGCCAGTGGGTCGGAAGGAAAGCAGTACGAGTACAAATGCCCTAAACTCTGACACAGCGTGCGATGTTTACTATACAAATCATCTGGGCCCTGTGCATTCCACGCATACGCAGAAGCACCGTACGTCTGTCCTCATCGAAGGCAAGCCATGTGAAATGGAAGTTGACTCTGGGTCAGAGTTCTCCATTGTCTCCGAACAAACGTTCCACAAGCTCATCAAGGATGGAACTATGCAGTGTGAACCATTCGAGTCCCAACTAACAGACTTCCAAGGGAACTCCGTCCAAGTCAAGGGAATCTCTAGGGTCCATGTGCAGTACGGTACTTTCGACGGTAAGCTGCGACTACTGGTGGCTCAAGGGCACCGTACAAGCCTCCTCGGCATGGAATGGTTTCAACCATTGGGAATCAGCCTCGTAGGGGTGCACCAGGTTGAAGAACTCTCTGTTGAAGATGTCCTTACAAAGTTCAGCCATGTTTTTGGAAAAGAACTTGGCAAATTCAATGGCCCTCCTGTGTCACTACACTTGGACTCGACCGTGACACCAGTGCGCATGAGATCACGACAGGTTCCTTTTGCTCTCAAACCAAAAATTGATGAGGAAATCGACCGCCTGATTGAGCAGGGTATCTTGGAACCAATTACCCACCCCAAGTGGGAGACACCAATAGTTACGGCCATGAAGCCGAATGGTGAGATAAGGATATGCGGTGACTATAAGTGTACCATCAACAAGGCATTGTCCCACCATCCCTATCCAATTCCTGTGGTTCGAGACCTTCTGGCTTCCCTCTCAGGAGGAAACGTATTTGCAAAACTGGACTTGGCTCAGGCCTACCAGCAGCTAGTGGTGGACGAAGAAGCAGCAGATGCACAGACAATCACCACCCACCGCGGAGCCTTTCGTGTGAAGAGATTGCAGTTCGGTGTCAATGTTGCgccgggaatattccagaaatTCATGGATGACCTCCTGAAAGGAATTCCTAGGGTTGTACCTTATTTCGATGATGTGTTAATTGCTGCAGGCTCAAAGGTTGAGCTGGCTGGCCGTCTCCATGAAGTACTACAGCGCATCGCAGATGCAGGCCTCCGTTTGAAACGTGACAAATGTCGTTTTGGTGTGACACAGGTGGACTTCCTGGGATTTGTTATTGACAAGGATGGAGTGCATCCATCAAAAGAGAAGGTGAAAGCAATTCATGAGGCACCTGCACCCACGAACAGACAAGAGCTACAAGCCTTCCTTGGACTGTTAAACTTCTATCACATTTTCCTGAAAAACAAAGCAACAGTAGCTGAGCCATTGCACAGACTTCTGGACAAGGAGGCGTTATGGGAGTGGACACCTCTGCACGCAAAAGCTTTTGAGGAATGCAAGCAGCTGATATCATCTGAGAGTGTTCTTCACCACTACGACGAGAGCAAGCCCTTGGTGCTCACATGTGATGCATCTCCGTGCGGTATCGGGGCCGTGCTCAGCCATCGCCTCGAAAATTACCAGGAGGTTCCCATTGCATTCTACTCGCGCACACTGTCTTCTGCAGAGAGGAACTATGCACAAATTGACAAGGAGGCCCTCGCAATAATTGCAAGTGTAAAAAAGTTCCATTACTATGTGTACGGTCGGAGCTTTGAAATTGTGACAGACCACAAACCACTCCTTGGTCTGTTCGCACCTGGCAAACAAACGCCGCAAATATTGTCACCGAGAATGCTTCGCTGGTCTGTCCTCTTAAGTGCATACAACTACGACCTCGTTCATCAACCTGGGAGGAACATTAGGCATGCCGATGCCTTAAGTCGCCTGCCGTTGGGCGTTCCAGAGTTCGTGGTGCCACCCCCTCTGGAAGTGTTGTTCCTCGAGGGCATGCCTAATCCACCACTCCACGCCGAGGACATTGCACAGATGACAGCTAGGGATCCTATTCTGTCAAGAGTCCTTAACTGGGCATTAAAAGGGTGGCCATCGGGGGACACGGAACCCGATTTTCAAACTTTTAAAGTGCGGCAGCATGAGCTTACTGTGCATAAAGGGTGCATCCTCTGGGGAAACAGGGTAGTAATACCTGAGAAGGGTAGGAATGCTGTGCTGGATGCCCTACACACAGGCCACCCCGGCATTGTAAGGATGAAAGCCCTTGCTCGAAGCTACGTGTGGTGGCCAAAGATGGATGGGAACATAGAAGAACGTGTTAACATGTGTGTGACATGCCAGGAATCCCGGCCTGCACCGCCTCGGGCCCCCGTACATGCATGGGAAACAACCAGGTCACCATGGTCAAGGCTCCATGTGGACTTTGCTGGCCCTTTTCAGGGTCAGACATTCCTCATTGTGGTGGACTCTTTCTCTAAGTGGTTGGAGGTAGTTCCAGTGTCAAGCATGACTACACGTAGTGTCATAAACGCCCTACGGCAGCTCTTCGCAACTCATGGGATGCCGGACACAATAGTCTCTGACAATGGGGCGCAGTTTACTTCCGAGGAATTCCGTACATTCATGAAGGCGGGACTGATCCGGCATGTAACGTCTGCACCATTCCACCCATCATCTAACGGTCAGGCGGAGCGTATGGTGCGTACGACAAAGGACTCCCTAAGGCGCATCATAGAAGGAGACTGGGGACAACGCCTGGCAAGCTTCTTGTTGCAGCAACACGTGACCCCATGCACCACGACTGGCAGAAGCCCTGCAGAGTTGTTAATGAACAGAAGGCTGAGGACATTGCTTGACAGGCTGAACCCGGACCTAACTGAGCAAAAAAAGGATAGTGACGACGAAATCAACGAAAAGACCCATCTTAAACTGCGCTCATTTCAACCGCAAGACCTTGTGTTTGTACGTAACTACGGAAGAGGCCCAAATTGGATTCCAGCTACAGTGATCGAGGCGACGGGGCCTGTTTCCTACAGAACCCGCACACAGGATGGTGCAGTATTGCGACGCCATGTTGACCAAATGCGGCGCAGGGGACTACTGAGGGAGACACCCGAGGGCACCAACCAAGAGGACACAGCAAGGCCTGTTGTTCCTGATCATAGTGAGGCAACGGATACCAGCCAGGCAGAGCAAGCAGCATCTATCCTGCCAAAGCACAACCAGGTGATGACGCGAGAAAGACCAGACAGGGTCAGAGCACCTCCTCAGCGTTGGAAGGACTTTGTgtagggattttttttttagggggaaGGAGTGTTATGTACTGGCATTTGCCGTTAGTATGGCATGGTGGCGCCATCCCTCGTTGTGGGTAGACAACAAGGTGATCACGTGCCTTACCTTGGCAGCACGGGAGGCACCCCTGACTGAGTGGCACCAAGCCGGGATAGATGTAGCACGTTGAGTGGAACTCATGTAACTGTCTTTGCTGTGTTAATTAAACCTTGTCATCACTTACTGCGCTCGTTCTT from Ornithodoros turicata isolate Travis chromosome 4, ASM3712646v1, whole genome shotgun sequence encodes the following:
- the LOC135392864 gene encoding uncharacterized protein K02A2.6-like — protein: MATLGHIEEFDPSSPERWDAYESRLTFYLEANGITDPARKRAVFLSVCGAATFDLVQSLLAPATPETKSFSQILATLKEHFAPQPSEIVCRNAFYRRNQGAGESVALFIAELRRLAQKCNFPNLEEMLRDRLVCGLVDENLQNRLFAKKKLTFKVAQEEALAAEAAARSTREVRTAEAAATADINALHRQQQERANGHQSSARETGNQGKKTKPCDGCGGAHAREFCRFRDAQCHYCKKIGHIERVCRLKQRSSANATTDKPVGRKESSTSTNALNSDTACDVYYTNHLGPVHSTHTQKHRTSVLIEGKPCEMEVDSGSEFSIVSEQTFHKLIKDGTMQCEPFESQLTDFQGNSVQVKGISRVHVQYGTFDGKLRLLVAQGHRTSLLGMEWFQPLGISLVGVHQVEELSVEDVLTKFSHVFGKELGKFNGPPVSLHLDSTVTPVRMRSRQVPFALKPKIDEEIDRLIEQGILEPITHPKWETPIVTAMKPNGEIRICGDYKCTINKALSHHPYPIPVVRDLLASLSGGNVFAKLDLAQAYQQLVVDEEAADAQTITTHRGAFRVKRLQFGVNVAPGIFQKFMDDLLKGIPRVVPYFDDVLIAAGSKVELAGRLHEVLQRIADAGLRLKRDKCRFGVTQVDFLGFVIDKDGVHPSKEKVKAIHEAPAPTNRQELQAFLGLLNFYHIFLKNKATVAEPLHRLLDKEALWEWTPLHAKAFEECKQLISSESVLHHYDESKPLVLTCDASPCGIGAVLSHRLENYQEVPIAFYSRTLSSAERNYAQIDKEALAIIASVKKFHYYVYGRSFEIVTDHKPLLGLFAPGKQTPQILSPRMLRWSVLLSAYNYDLVHQPGRNIRHADALSRLPLGVPEFVVPPPLEVLFLEGMPNPPLHAEDIAQMTARDPILSRVLNWALKGWPSGDTEPDFQTFKVRQHELTVHKGCILWGNRVVIPEKGRNAVLDALHTGHPGIVRMKALARSYVWWPKMDGNIEERVNMCVTCQESRPAPPRAPVHAWETTRSPWSRLHVDFAGPFQGQTFLIVVDSFSKWLEVVPVSSMTTRSVINALRQLFATHGMPDTIVSDNGAQFTSEEFRTFMKAGLIRHVTSAPFHPSSNGQAERMVRTTKDSLRRIIEGDWGQRLASFLLQQHVTPCTTTGRSPAELLMNRRLRTLLDRLNPDLTEQKKDSDDEINEKTHLKLRSFQPQDLVFVRNYGRGPNWIPATVIEATGPVSYRTRTQDGAVLRRHVDQMRRRGLLRETPEGTNQEDTARPVVPDHSEATDTSQAEQAASILPKHNQVMTRERPDRVRAPPQRWKDFV